In one Corallococcus sp. EGB genomic region, the following are encoded:
- a CDS encoding peptidylprolyl isomerase: protein MDGLNPRKVFSLLFIIGMAVVFTLQFGPGSNGFGSSGGGQAPGAGAAATVNGKEIPLRDFSMAWSRQMNFLRSQGNPIPESVARQFGLDKQVLDRLVNAELLAQSAERHGITPSDEELRKIIHENTDFHSKEGAFDFARYQQVLRDFYRRTPQEYEEELRRQLAAQKMLDVVRTGAVVSDDEVRARYEKEGNQAKLVFARFLPTMYADKVPAPTPAKLAEFQKAHEKEIADYYAANSFVYNVPERIRARQILVKVAPDATPEQKAQAKAKAEDLRKQVEGGKDFATLAKETSDDTATKGKGGELGWVERTTWDPALADAAFALKAGEVTQPVESALGVHLVKVEEKKEAQAKKLDDVKGEIATTLYKQEQAKGLAKAEAEKALAAAKAGKSLKDQFPVPAGQQPALLRFEAETKPEAVETDSFTAQGDSVPHLGPAPALVKATFEASGPTVLGEVFTVGDANIVAQVVEREKPDTAGFDKRKEELRTQARQAKQIELTESFLKSLKKSGNVAINTEAIDSVLGSAG, encoded by the coding sequence ATGGACGGTTTGAATCCCCGGAAGGTCTTCTCCCTCCTGTTCATCATCGGCATGGCCGTGGTGTTCACGCTCCAGTTCGGCCCCGGCAGCAACGGGTTCGGCTCGAGCGGCGGCGGCCAGGCGCCCGGCGCCGGCGCGGCCGCGACGGTGAACGGCAAGGAGATCCCCCTGCGCGACTTCAGCATGGCCTGGTCGCGGCAGATGAACTTCCTGCGCTCGCAGGGCAACCCCATCCCGGAGTCGGTCGCCCGCCAGTTCGGCCTGGACAAGCAGGTGCTCGACCGGCTGGTGAACGCGGAGCTGCTCGCCCAGTCGGCGGAGCGCCACGGCATCACGCCGTCGGATGAGGAGCTGCGGAAGATCATCCACGAGAACACCGACTTCCACTCCAAGGAGGGCGCGTTCGACTTCGCCCGCTACCAGCAGGTGCTGCGCGACTTCTACCGCCGCACGCCGCAGGAGTACGAGGAGGAGCTGCGCCGCCAGCTGGCCGCCCAGAAGATGCTGGACGTGGTGCGCACGGGCGCCGTGGTGTCGGACGACGAGGTCCGCGCCCGCTACGAGAAGGAAGGCAACCAGGCGAAGCTGGTGTTCGCCCGCTTCCTGCCCACGATGTACGCGGACAAGGTCCCCGCCCCCACGCCCGCGAAGCTCGCGGAGTTCCAGAAGGCGCATGAGAAGGAGATCGCCGACTACTACGCGGCGAACAGCTTCGTCTACAACGTGCCGGAGCGGATCCGCGCCCGGCAGATCCTGGTGAAGGTCGCCCCGGACGCCACGCCCGAGCAGAAGGCCCAGGCGAAGGCGAAGGCGGAGGACCTGCGCAAGCAGGTTGAAGGCGGCAAGGACTTCGCCACGCTGGCGAAGGAGACCAGCGACGACACCGCCACCAAGGGCAAGGGCGGAGAGCTGGGCTGGGTGGAGCGCACCACGTGGGACCCGGCGCTGGCGGACGCGGCGTTCGCGCTGAAGGCCGGGGAAGTGACGCAGCCGGTGGAGTCCGCGCTGGGCGTGCACCTGGTGAAGGTGGAGGAGAAGAAGGAAGCCCAGGCCAAGAAGCTGGACGACGTGAAGGGAGAAATCGCCACCACGCTCTACAAGCAGGAGCAGGCCAAGGGGCTGGCGAAGGCGGAGGCGGAGAAGGCCCTGGCGGCGGCGAAGGCCGGCAAGTCCCTGAAGGACCAGTTCCCCGTGCCCGCCGGCCAGCAGCCCGCGCTCTTGCGCTTCGAGGCGGAGACCAAGCCGGAGGCCGTGGAGACGGACAGCTTCACCGCGCAGGGTGACTCCGTGCCGCACCTGGGCCCGGCGCCGGCCCTGGTGAAGGCCACCTTCGAGGCCAGCGGCCCGACGGTGCTGGGCGAGGTCTTCACCGTGGGCGACGCGAACATCGTCGCGCAGGTGGTGGAGCGCGAGAAGCCGGACACCGCGGGCTTCGACAAGCGCAAGGAGGAGCTGCGCACCCAGGCCCGTCAGGCCAAGCAGATCGAGCTGACGGAGTCCTTCCTCAAGTCGCTGAAGAAGAGCGGCAACGTCGCCATCAACACCGAGGCCATCGACTCGGTGTTGGGCTCCGCGGGGTAG
- the mrdA gene encoding penicillin-binding protein 2 produces the protein MTPPTIGNTTPGRDLKRRFLWLGLAMSLGMVALAIQLYRLQLIRHEEYAAKSVANFVKEVRLRADRGVIKDARGTILVDSRPSFDAFVTPAFCTDCFEQVIPRLAELLQWDGDQRKKIEDLIRASRRNAPFQPVPVRVDLTRDEYDRLNARRDILDGVEVVPVPHRNYRADTVLSHVLGYMNEITQEELDRLNADGAKYALGDYIGRRGLERYFESKLRGQDGVRKEVVNARGQTIEELNVMLGENAVIPPTAGSNVVLSIDMRLQEEAERAFPGVTGAVVAIDVNTGFIKALVSRPGFDPNLLTGRVTPQQMATLARDPLHPMINRVAAEHYSPGSTFKVVTQLAAFKSGVFRPETVVNCSGGYRLGARVWRCHKDSGHGPLDARGAMKASCDSWFYKVADTIGLDPIAEMGKSLGLGRPTGIGVVAEVPGIMPSSAYHDKASPGGYTKGMALNSAIGQGDDNVTPLQLALVYAAVANGGKLYKPQMVQRLENLDGQVTEEFKPEVVSKVDINPAHLKAIVEGLEAVAQEPGGTAYRARQKSGLPPDMLVAAKTGTAQVARIGTVRLKTHQMSYFERDHAWFAGFAPADKPELAVVVLNEHGGHGGVDAAPTALAVMKKYFEMKAQDATSPPPRANQPYTPSLPPAPSLDEAALTRAVVPPPPVSRPGEPIQPPSETGDDSATAD, from the coding sequence TTGACGCCTCCGACCATTGGCAACACCACCCCGGGCCGGGACCTGAAGCGCCGCTTCCTGTGGCTGGGCCTGGCCATGTCGCTGGGCATGGTGGCGCTGGCCATCCAGCTGTACCGGCTCCAGCTCATCCGCCATGAGGAGTACGCCGCCAAGAGCGTGGCGAACTTCGTGAAGGAGGTGCGCCTGCGCGCCGACCGCGGCGTCATCAAGGACGCGCGCGGCACCATCCTGGTGGACAGCCGTCCCTCCTTCGACGCCTTCGTCACGCCCGCCTTCTGCACGGACTGCTTCGAGCAGGTCATTCCGCGTCTGGCGGAGCTGCTCCAGTGGGACGGGGATCAGCGCAAGAAGATTGAAGACCTCATCCGCGCGAGCCGCCGCAACGCGCCCTTCCAGCCGGTGCCGGTGCGCGTGGACCTGACGCGGGACGAGTACGACCGGCTCAACGCCCGGCGCGACATCCTGGACGGCGTGGAGGTGGTGCCCGTGCCGCACCGCAACTACCGCGCGGACACGGTGCTGTCGCACGTGCTGGGCTACATGAACGAAATCACCCAGGAGGAGCTGGACCGCCTCAACGCGGACGGCGCCAAGTACGCCCTGGGGGACTACATCGGCCGGCGCGGCCTGGAGCGCTACTTCGAATCCAAGCTGCGCGGGCAGGACGGCGTTCGCAAGGAGGTGGTGAACGCGCGCGGCCAGACGATTGAAGAGCTCAACGTCATGCTGGGGGAGAACGCGGTCATTCCTCCCACGGCCGGCAGCAACGTGGTGCTCTCCATCGACATGCGCCTGCAGGAGGAGGCGGAGCGCGCGTTCCCGGGCGTGACGGGCGCGGTGGTGGCCATCGACGTGAACACCGGCTTCATCAAGGCGCTGGTGTCCCGCCCCGGCTTCGACCCCAACCTGCTCACCGGCCGCGTGACGCCGCAGCAGATGGCCACGCTGGCGAGGGATCCGCTCCACCCGATGATCAACCGCGTGGCCGCGGAGCACTACAGCCCCGGCTCCACCTTCAAGGTCGTGACGCAGCTGGCGGCCTTCAAGTCCGGCGTGTTCCGCCCGGAGACGGTGGTGAACTGCTCCGGCGGCTACCGGCTGGGCGCGCGCGTGTGGCGCTGCCACAAGGACAGCGGCCACGGGCCCCTGGACGCCCGGGGCGCCATGAAGGCGTCGTGCGACTCGTGGTTCTACAAGGTGGCGGACACCATCGGCCTGGACCCCATCGCGGAGATGGGCAAGTCGCTGGGCCTGGGCCGCCCCACCGGCATCGGCGTGGTGGCGGAGGTGCCGGGCATCATGCCGTCCAGCGCGTACCACGACAAAGCCTCGCCGGGCGGCTACACCAAGGGCATGGCGCTCAACAGCGCCATCGGGCAGGGAGACGACAACGTCACGCCCCTGCAGCTGGCGCTGGTGTACGCGGCCGTGGCCAACGGCGGGAAGCTCTACAAGCCGCAGATGGTGCAGCGGCTGGAGAACCTGGACGGACAGGTGACGGAGGAGTTCAAGCCGGAGGTGGTGTCCAAGGTGGACATCAACCCCGCGCACCTGAAGGCCATCGTGGAGGGCCTGGAGGCGGTGGCGCAGGAGCCCGGCGGCACCGCGTACCGCGCCCGGCAGAAGTCGGGCCTGCCCCCGGACATGCTGGTGGCGGCCAAGACGGGCACCGCGCAGGTGGCGCGCATCGGCACGGTGCGCCTGAAGACGCACCAGATGAGCTACTTCGAGCGCGACCACGCGTGGTTCGCCGGCTTCGCGCCCGCGGACAAGCCGGAGCTGGCCGTGGTGGTGCTCAACGAGCACGGCGGCCACGGCGGCGTGGACGCGGCGCCCACGGCGCTGGCCGTGATGAAGAAGTACTTCGAAATGAAGGCGCAGGACGCCACGTCGCCGCCGCCCCGCGCCAACCAGCCCTACACGCCGTCGCTGCCGCCGGCGCCCAGCCTGGATGAAGCGGCGCTCACCCGCGCCGTGGTGCCGCCCCCGCCGGTGAGCCGGCCGGGCGAGCCCATCCAGCCGCCCTCGGAAACCGGAGACGACAGTGCAACTGCGGATTGA
- the mreC gene encoding rod shape-determining protein MreC translates to MLSLLKRYRRFLLVAALLLYPLGAFLLGGRRGRDPNFVDRGVIALTAPVQQGLTAGIDGAVAAVRNYLDLRGVRQDNDALRLENMQLRATVQALGETRAENGRLRKLLAYAEAVPGPEIPARVVGVNPVAKLLSVRISSGEKDGVFRGMSVVTPDGIVGQVIRSTGGYADVALVTDPQSRVAVRVQRSRARGTAAGAGNGPLTLENMLRTEDVENGDLIITSGTDGIYPPGLVVGRVTQLEKKEHGMFQGADITPAVDTSRLEEVLVVGSPYSEMAATGGAAAEGTQK, encoded by the coding sequence GTGCTGTCTCTTCTCAAGCGGTACCGCCGCTTCCTCCTCGTGGCCGCCCTCCTGCTGTACCCGCTCGGCGCCTTCCTGCTGGGCGGCCGGCGCGGCCGCGACCCGAACTTCGTCGACCGGGGCGTCATCGCGCTCACGGCCCCCGTGCAGCAGGGGCTCACCGCCGGCATTGACGGCGCCGTGGCCGCGGTGCGCAACTACCTGGACCTGCGTGGCGTGCGTCAGGACAATGACGCGCTGCGGCTGGAGAACATGCAGCTGCGGGCGACGGTGCAGGCGCTGGGCGAGACGCGCGCGGAGAACGGGCGGCTGCGCAAGCTCCTGGCGTACGCGGAGGCCGTGCCCGGTCCGGAGATTCCGGCGCGGGTGGTGGGCGTCAATCCGGTGGCGAAGCTCCTGTCGGTGCGGATCAGCAGCGGGGAGAAGGACGGGGTGTTCCGGGGCATGTCGGTGGTGACGCCGGACGGCATCGTCGGGCAGGTCATCCGGTCCACGGGCGGCTACGCGGACGTGGCGCTGGTGACGGATCCGCAGAGCCGGGTGGCGGTGCGGGTGCAGCGCTCCCGGGCGCGCGGCACGGCGGCGGGCGCGGGCAACGGCCCCCTGACGCTGGAGAACATGCTGCGCACGGAGGACGTGGAGAACGGCGACCTCATCATCACCTCCGGCACGGACGGCATCTATCCGCCGGGGCTGGTCGTGGGGCGCGTGACGCAGCTGGAGAAGAAGGAGCACGGCATGTTCCAGGGCGCGGACATCACGCCCGCGGTGGACACCAGCCGGCTGGAGGAGGTCCTGGTGGTGGGCAGTCCGTACAGTGAGATGGCCGCCACCGGCGGGGCCGCCGCGGAGGGCACGCAGAAATGA